The following are from one region of the Channa argus isolate prfri chromosome 6, Channa argus male v1.0, whole genome shotgun sequence genome:
- the prdm10 gene encoding PR domain zinc finger protein 10 isoform X1 produces METKQEPSAVWSQTDNNDSGNATQVHFEGGTVAQIVYSGDQVDRGQQQVVYTADGNSYTSVESAEHTLVYIHPADGTQTVFADQPQVAYIQQDGSTQQVTVLLPSGQNMNTANLHVLSNVAEAPQAILEPVSQEQLSVSNSLNSMGDIVDPPTSPLGATDSTDDTDEDEDEDSEMDDWEPRQPQAFNPHSLWCEECNNANPTVCQKHGALHPIPNRPVMSKARASLPLVLYIDRFLGGVFSKRCIPKRTQFGPVEAPLVPQSELQDHYIHLKLCMLDAEKDEEKSGDMWLDLSDEDSCNWMMFVRPAQNHLEQNLVAYQYGSEIYYTTIKNIQPKQELKVWYAASYAEFVHQKIHDVTEEERKVLREQEKTWPCYECNRRFVSSEQLQQHLNIHDDELNSVNRSRGRGRGRGRKRFGTGRRPGCPPKFIRLEAPIDASGDNITNEEMLELTEKQPLEEQVEGCQNGLKVAEMELEAETETEAKSQLTPPAGELVPESVTAPSNVDLPVPLKEDPAQSSHSDAHLTSQDMRRAKRIRNAALHHLFIRKSFRPFKCSHCGKAFRDKDKLDQHLRVHGWDAYTFSCHICSKSFMSDSALEDHLLVHTENRSYPCHLCSESFEKLDLLKDHVGVHAVDGCFTCPSCKKTFTDFIQMKKHIRCFHSEKIFQCPDCEKAFCRPDKLRLHMLRHSDRKDFLCSTCGKQFKRKDKLREHMQRMHNPDRGRKERKKADRNQRSKNLKLKMSTTDFESFMFKCRVCMMGFRRRGMLVNHLSKRHPEMRIDDVPELTLPIIKPNRDYFCQYCDKVYKSASKRKAHILKNHPGAELPPSIRKLRPAAPGEPDPMLSTHTQLTGTIATAPVCCPHCAKQYSSKTKMVQHIRKKHPEFAQLANTIQPPLTTAVISGTPAVISTDGTTAEAVVTTDLLTQAMTELSQTLTTDYRTAQGDYQRIQYIPVSQAGGSLPQAPHIQLQVVQVAPASSPNSQHPIVDVSQLHDPHGYSQHSIQVQHIQVTEPSSTGQGATQVTGQPLSPTSQQASQELSPAQLTPVTLTQSHTLQTSSTQQQGTVQHAYIPGNWNYRGYPSEIQMMALPHAQYVIAETSTPVSGVNSNQVKTTHYVISEGQTEPDTKQSVPQSTSQAHTEHLEQQPANQQATTQYIITTTTNGSGTSEVHITKP; encoded by the exons ATGGAGACGAAGCAGGAACCCTCTGCTGTGTGGAGTCAGACAGATAACAATGATTCAGGCAATGCCACACAG GTGCATTTTGAAGGTGGCACAGTGGCTCAGATAGTGTACAGTGGAGATCAGGTGGACCGGGGACAGCAGCAGGTGGTGTATACAGCAGACGGGAACTCTTACACCTCAGTAGAGTCTGCAGAGCACACACTCGTCTACATACATCCTGCTGATGGCACTCAG acTGTATTTGCTGATCAGCCACAAGTTGCATATATTCAGCAGGATGGTTCAACTCAACAG GTCACAGTTTTGCTGCCCAGCGGACAGAACATGAATACTGCCAATCTGCATGTTCTCAGTAATGTCGCAGAGGCGCCGCAAGCCATCCTGGAGCCAGTTTCCCAG gaGCAGCTGTCTGTTTCCAATTCACTCAACTCGATGGGAGACATCGTAGACCCTCCCACGAGTCCTCTCGGGGCCACAGACTCCACTGATGACACTGAcgaagatgaggatgaagacTCTGAGATGGATGACTGGGAGCCTCGCCAGCCTCAAGCATTTAACCCTCACAGCCTCT GGTGTGAGGAGTGTAATAATGCTAACCCCACTGTGTGTCAGAAGCACGGCGCTCTGCACCCAATCCCCAACCGGCCGGTTATGTCTAAGGCGCGGGCCAGTCTGCCTCTGGTCCTCTACATCGATCGCTTCCTGGGAGGGGTATTCTCCAAGAGATGCATCCCAAAGCGCACGCAGTTTGGTCCTGTGGAGGCCCCGCTGGTTCCTCAGAGTGAACTTCAGGACCACTACATTCACCTGAAA CTGTGCATGTTGGATGCAGAGAAGGATGAAGAGAAGTCTGGTGACATGTGGTTGGACCTTTCTGATGAGGACAGCTGTAACTGGATGATGTTTGTGAGACCTGCGCAGAACCACCTGGAGCAGAACCTGGTGGCCTATCAATATGGCTCAGAGATATATTACACCACCATCAAGAACATCCAACCTAAACAAGAGCTTAAG GTGTGGTACGCAGCATCGTATGCAGAGTTTGTACATCAAAAGATCCACGATGTTACGGAAGAAGAGCGGAAAG tgctCCGGGAGCAAGAAAAGACTTGGCCTTGCTATGAGTGTAACCGCCGCTTTGTGAGCTCTGAACAACTGCAACAACATCTCAACATACACGATGACGAGTTAAACTCCGTGAACAG ATCCAGAGGCCGGGGCCGAGGAAGAGGCAGGAAGAGATTTGGGACGGGAAGAAGACCGGGGTGCCCACCTAAATTTATACGTTTGGAGGCACCGATAGATGCCAGTGGGGACAACATAACA AATGAGGAGATGCTGGAACTGACGGAGAAGCAGCCACTGGAGGAGCAAGTGGAAGGGTGTCAGAATGGGCTGAAGGTAGCAGAAATGGAGCTGGAGGCAGAGACTGAGACTGAGGCCAAAAGTCAGCTAACACCTCCTGCAGGGGAACTCGTCCCAGAGTCTGTCACCGCACCCTCCAACGTGGACCTGCCGGTTCCACTGAAGGAGGACCCCGCACAGAGCAGCCATTCGGATGCACACCTCACATCTCAGGACATGCGCCGTGCCAAGAGGATACGG AATGCAGCGCTGCATCATCTTTTCATCAGGAAGAGTTTCCGTCCGTTTAAATGCAGCCACTGTGGCAAGGCCTTCCGGGACAAAGACAAGTTGGATCAACACCTGCGAGTCCATGGCTGGGATGCCTACACCTTTTCCTGCCACATTTGCAGCAAGAGCTTCATGAGTGACTCAGCCCTGGAAGACCATCTATTGGTGCACACAGAGAATCGCTCCTATCCCTGTCACCTGTGCTCGGAAAGCTTCGAAAAGCTGGACTTGCTCAAAGATCACGTAGGGGTGCATGCTGTGGACGGTTGCTTCACCTGTCCCTCCTGCAAGAAGACCTTCACGGACTTCATTCAA ATGAAGAAGCACATCCGCTGCTTCCATTCAGAGAAGATTTTCCAGTGCCCAGACTGTGAAAAAGCCTTCTGCAGACCAGACAAGCTGCGGTTGCACATGTTACGCCACTCGGACCGTAAAGACTTCCTATGCTCAACGTGTGGGAAACAATTCAAG AGAAAAGATAAGCTGCGGGAACACATGCAGCGCATGCACAACCCTGATAGAGGAcggaaggaaagaaagaaagctgacCGTAACCAACGCTCCAAAAACCTCAAACTGAAGATGTCCACCACCGACTTTGAGAGCTTCATGTTCAAATGCAGAGTGTGCATGATGGGATTCAGACGCAGGGGAATGCTG GTGAATCATTTGTCCAAGCGTCATCCAGAGATGCGTATTGATGATGTGCCTGAGCTAACGCTGCCAATTATCAAGCCTAACAGGGATTACTTCTGCCAATACTGTGACAAG GTGTACAAGAGTGCCAGTAAGAGGAAAGCCCATATACTGAAGAACCACCCGGGTGCAGAATTGCCTCCTAGTATCCGTAAGTTGCGCCCTGCTGCTCCTGGAGAGCCAGACCCTATGTTGAGCACGCACACCCAGCTGACTGGCACCATCGCCACCGCACCAGTCTGCTGCCCACACTGTGCCAAACAGTACAGCAGCAAG actAAGATGGTTCAGCACATCAGGAAGAAGCATCCAGAGTTTGCGCAGCTTGCCAACACCATCCAGCCACCTCTGACAACAGCTGTAATCAGTGGTACTCCTGCAGTCATCAGCACAGACGGGACTACAGCTGAGGCTGTGGTG ACGACAGATCTGCTCACCCAGGCCATGACCGAGCTTTCCCAAACGCTGACCACAGACTACCGAACGGCCCAGGGAGACTACCAGAGGATCCAGTACATCCCTGTCTCTCAGGCAGGAGGCAGCCTGCCACAGGCGCCGCACATTCAGCTGCAGGTGGTGCAGGTCGCTCCG GCTTCGTCCCCAAATTCTCAGCATCCAATAGTAGATGTGAGCCAGCTCCATGACCCTCATGGCTACAGCCAGCACTCCATCCAGGTACAACACATCCAGGTCACCGAGCCCTCAAGCACAGGACAAGGTGCAACCCAG gTTACTGGCCAGCCTCTAAGCCCGACCTCCCAGCAAGCTAGTCAGGAGCTGAGCCCTGCCCAGCTGACGCCAGTGACCTTAACTCAGAGCCACACTCTGCAGACCAGCAGCACCCAGCAGCAGGGGACTGTGCAGCATGCCTACATACCCGGGAACTGGAACTACCGAGGCTACC CATCTGAGATCCAGATGATGGCTCTACCTCATGCACAGTATGTTATAGCTGAGACCAGCACACCTGTATCTGGAGTCAACAGCAACCAGGTGAAAACG ACGCACTACGTTATCTCCGAGGGTCAAACCGAACCGGACACAAAGCAGAGTGTTCCCCAGAGCACGAGCCAGGCCCACACTGAACACCTGGAGCAGCAACCAGCCAATCAGCAAGCCACCACTCAGTACATTATCACTACAACCACCAATGGCAGTGGCACTAGTGAAGTTCATATCACAAAACCCTGA